Within the Nitratireductor basaltis genome, the region ATAGACGGTTGGCCCGCAGACATACATGCGCACATTCTTCGGATCGAGAGGCTTGAAAACCTCCTTCTCGCGGGTGAGCGTGTTGTAGATGCGCAGATTTTGATCGTTCTCAGACATGCCCTATCCCATTGACGATGAACCACGTGACCGGCCGGCTGGCCAGGGCGTTTTTCGTGTCAGGGAAGCGAGGGCGAAAACGACCGGACCAGCGTGAGGCGCTAGCCAATAATGCAAATGCAGATCGTGGTGCACGGCGTTTTCATGGGCGTGGTTATCGCCTTGATACAACCGCGCGTCAAGCGCGGCATTCGCTTCAATTGAAGCTCCAAATTCGTGAATGTGCGAAAGTCATCGTGAACAGGATGTTAAGCATCTGCGCGCATTTTTTATGAACTGGAGCCGCGCTGAGACGTTAGCGACATGATTTCGACGGAATCGCTCAGCAAATCGCCAGGAAGTGAAACAGGAATAGCCAGGCAATTATCATGGCCCAAGTTCAAGCGAACACCGAAGCGAAACCAGAGATGAAGGCGCAGCTCGTGGAAGAGTACCGCAATGTCGGTCCCGCCGCCGTCAGGGGCGCGCTTTGCTGCTCCAAGCCGAAGCAGGAAGAGCCGAAGAAGCGCTCATATCAGCCGCGCGAAGAGGCTTAGGGCCAGCGCGAGCATTACGGCACCAATAAGCGTGTCGAGAATGCGCCAGGAGGCAGGGCGCGCGAAAAACGGCTGAAGCAGCCGCGCGCCATAGCCCAGTGCAAAGAACCATGTGAAGGATGCAGCCACTGCACCTGCAGCATAGGCCGCACGCGCGTTCCCTTCATAGGCTCCGGAGAGCGAACCTATGAGCACCACCGTGTCGAGATAGACATGGGGGTTGAGGAAGGTGAAAGCCAGACAGGTCGCAATCGCGTCACGCAGCGAGCCATCGCCGTTACGCGCAGCACTCATACCTTCCGGATGAAGCGCCCGGCGAAATGCCATGACGGCGTAGACGCTGAGAAACAGCCCTCCCCCCAAGGTCACGATGGTGATGAGGCGCGGAGAGTTGGAAACAAACGTTCCCACACCCGCTACACCGGCCAGAATCAACACCGCATCTGCCAGCGCACATATGAGGCAGAGCACGAAGACATGCTCGCGCAGCAGGCCCTGGCGCAGGATGAAGGCATTCTGCGCGCCAATTGCGATGATGAGGGAGCCGCCGAGCAGGAATCCTGCAGCAAGCGGGGCAAAAAGAGGAGCTGTCATGGCTTCCCTATGCCCAGAGGCTGATGTATGCGCAAGTGGCGACGGGCTTAACCGCCTGCTCACCTGCAGGCGGTTGTTCGATGATGCGTAATCAGAAGAGCTGCATCTGGCCGTCATCGCCTTTCGATTTCCTGCCGGCCGGTGCGACCAATTCGGCCGGCTCCACCCGCTCCTGGATTTCAAGTCCCGTATTGGCAACCTTGTTCACGAGATTGGAGACGGGAATTGCCTCGAAGACCCCTGGCTGGGGCGCGGTCATCAGGTCAGCCACGTCGCGCGGCTCGTTGTTGACGCAGTCCAGCCAGCGGGAGAACTGGTCCTGCGGAATCATCACCGGCATGCGGTCGTGGATGGGGGCGAATTCCTCATTGGCCGCGGCGGTCAGGATGCAGCCCGTGTCGATCTCGCTGCCACCGGGTTCGCTGTAGGTTTCCAGCAATGCTGCAAATGCGATGACGCCGCCATCGCGCGGGCGCACCCAATAAGGTTGAACACTCTTGCCGCCCTCCCGTTTCCACTCGTAGAAGCCTGATGCGGGAAGAAGCCCGCGGCGGTGACGGACGGCCGCACGAAAGCTGTTCTTTTCGGCAACCGTCTCGCTGCGCGCATTGATGATGAGCGGAAACTTCTTCGGATCCTTCACCCATGAGGGCAGGAAGCCCCAGCGGACCAGCTTCGCCTCGCGGTCAGGCCGGTTGGAGCCGGGCTCACGGGGGCCGGTAGATAAGGCCACGAGCACGGGCTGCGTTGGGGCGATATTGTAGCGCGGCGGGAATGCCTCGATATCCACAACGCCCAGGAGCGCTTCCACCTCCCCGGGCGAAGCCGTCAGCGAAAACCGGCCACACATCGCATGCTTCCCTTTTTGTCAGATAGCTTCAAATGGTAGGGAGGCGAAAGCATGCTGGCAATGGCATGCGACAGTCGGCCCAACCGCATCAAGGAGCAGGCATTGAGCGAAATTGCAGCTGTCGCCGTGGTGGCGGAGAAGGATGGCAAGTTCCTTCTCACCCGTCGCATGAACCCGCCTTATGCCGACCAGTACGGTTTTCCAGGGGGCAAGGTCGAGCCCGGCGAGACATCTGGGCAGGCAGCATGTCGTGAGCTTCTCGAGGAGACGGGGATACAAGGTTCCGCGCCGCAATTCATCTGCCAGATCATGGTCGAGAATGTCGATGGACGCCCGCCCTTCCGGCTCGATGTCTTCCGGCTGACGATATTCGATGGCACCCTGTTGGCAGGCAGTGATGCGCGCGAGGCCGGCTGGTTTTCCCTTGAAGAGATGCGGCAGATGCCGGTCATCGGGTCGACCCTGGAGATCGTGGAGGACCTTGCCTCCACGCGCGGCTCTTAACACTCTCGGCAAATTTGTCTTGCAAGGCACGAGGATAGGACGCAACAAGCAGGCATGCGACTGAGACGAACCATTCTGGCCATGGCTGCCGTCACCGCCCTTTTGGCGACAGCACCGGCACGGGCAATTGAAACGCCTTACGACAACCAGCTTCTGCGGCTGTCGGAGGTGCTCGGTTCGGTGCATTTTCTCAGCAATCTGTGTGGCGAGAAGAGCGATGTCTGGCGCGAGCGCATGCTATCGCTCCTGCAGGCGGAGGGTCCTGAGGATGAACGGCGCAGCAACATGATCGCGCGCTTCAACCATGGCTACCGTTCGTTCCAGGCCATCTATCGCCGCTGCACGCCTTCAGCGCGCCATGCCTTCCGCCGCTACATGGACGAGGGTGCCAAAATCTCAGACGAGATGGTGCTTCGCTACGGCAATTGAGCCAAATCTCCGTGTCGCTTACCCAAAATTTACCACGACCTGCGCGTTTAGAGGTAGCAGTGCATCGCTCATGCTATTTTCGTTGCGGGGGATGTAATCGGGATCAACGCGCATCGCACGGTTCGTTCGGGTGCGCGGGTGGAGTTTCAGAACATGTTCATGACAGCCGCAGATATCGACGCCAAGCTTGAAGAAGAAAAGCGCAGCAGTTCCGCCGCAAGCCACAGCGCTGCCTGGGCAGAAGGCCTGTGGGCCGGCATCGAACCCGAGATCATCGCGGAAGAAGCGCTGGAGACAGCCCTGGAGGAACTGGTTCGCATGGGCTGCGAAGACAAGTTTCTCGATCTGCTGGACCAGATGCGCAGCCGTGTCATTGCCGGTGATTTTGCAGCCGAGCGCGTCTGCCACTGAAACCGATATGTGCTATGAATGCGGGACGTGAAACCGCTTTCGCACAGCCATTCCAGGACCTTGTCCCGATGAGCGCTTACAAGTCTTTGCGCCCCATACTTGCCGGAGCGTGCCTGCTCCTTCTGTCTGCATCTGCCAGCTTTGCTGCTGCAAGTTCCGGCAACGGACTTGACGGGGATGCGGAAGAGGAAGGCACCGCACCGCCTGCCTCGCATATCCCTTCCCCCGGTGGTGACCCAAACGCGGCCAATGACCCCGGCGACACGCCGCCTGATGGCAATGTCACCCGTCCCGACACGCGCGAAGAAACACCTGTGCCGGACGTTCACTATGACGTGACGGCCCTGCCCGAGCCCGTTCAGCGCATGCGCAAGCTCTTGATGGAAGCTGCACGCAGCGGCGACATCGAGAGACTGCGTCCTCTGATCGGCACCGGAAAGAACCGCACCCAGATGGCGCTTGGCGGGCTCGATGGCGACCCGATCGAGTTTCTGAGGGAAATTTCGGGCGATGATGAAGGCCAGGAGATCCTGGCAATACTTCTGGAAGTGCTGGAAGCGGGATATGTGCATCTCGATGAAGGCACGGATCGCGAGCTTTATGTCTGGCCGTATTTCTTCTCCGTGCCGCTGGAGGAGCTGACCGCGCAGCAGAAGGTGGAGCTTTTCACGCTTGTGACAGCCGGCGACTATTCGGAAATGCGCACTTTCGGCGCCTATATCTTCTACCGCACGGCTATCACGCCGGATGGGGAATGGCTTTTCTTCGTTGCCGGAGACTGAGCACGTCGCGCCCTTGCCACGTCCCTTCGCCACGCATAGCTATAGCCCCAGATTCCAGCGCATGAAATCGTGAGGGCGCAATGCCAAGGCGAGTTTTTGAAGACCGGGCTGTCATCCATATCACTGGCGATGATGCCGAAAGCCTGCTCCAGAATGTCATCACCACCGATCTGGACAAGCTGGCACAGGGCGAGGCGCAGGCGGGGGCTCTGCTGACCCCGCAGGGCAAGATCCTGTTCGACTTCGTCATCTCGCGCCACGGGGACAAGGGATTTCGCCTGGATGCGCGCAAGGATGTCGCTCCAGATCTCCTGAAGCGTCTCACCCTCTACAAGCTGCGCGCGAAAGCTGAGATTTCCCTTTCCGATCAGGAGACTGTCTCGGCTTACTGGGAAAATGATTCAGACGCCTCAACAAGCGATTCATCTCGTTGCCGCGATCTTCGGTTTGGCGAAGCACACGTGTTTCGTACCTATGATTTGGGTGCAACATCGAGCGCGGATGAAGCAGATTGGGCTAACCGGCGCATCGAGCACGCTGTGCCCGAGAGCGGCAATGACTTCGAGCTGGGCGACGCCTTCCCCCATGACGTTCTTTATGACCAAGGTGGCGGTGTCGGTCTGCGCAAGGGCTGCTATGTCGGGCAGGAAGTGGTTTCGCGCATGCACCATCGCGGGACGGCGCGCCGTCGGCTGGTGAAGGTGAACGGTGATGTTCTACTGCCTGCAACAGGCTCTCCCCTTCTGGTCGGAGAACGCGAGATCGGTCGGCTAGGCACCGTCAGCGGCACCCAGGGTCTGGCCATTGTGCGCACCGACCGCGTGGCTGATGCTGCCGCCAATGGCGAAGCTGTGACAGCGGGCGATGCAACGCTCAGCCTCAGTGTACCGGCCTATGCGAGCTTCTCGCTTGAGAAAGAGCCTGAGGCATGAGGCGTTCTGCTCCGCCGCGCGCCTGGCAGCGTATGCTTTCCGGCCGCCGGCTTGATCTGCTCGACCCCTCCCCGCTCGACATCGAGATTACAGACATTGCCCATGGACTTGCGCGCGTGGCGCGTTGGAACGGGCAGACCGCTGGCGACTTCGCATATTCCGTCGCGCAGCACTCGCTTCTTGTGGAGCGGGTGTTCGAGGTGCTCAACCGCGATGCGGGTCCTGAAGCATTCCAGATCGCGCTTTTGCACGATGCGCCCGAATATGTGATCGGGGACATGATTTCCCCTTTCAAGGCGACCCTTGGCGACGACTACAAATCGGTGGAACGCCGCCTGCAGAGGGCGATACATATTCGCTTTTCGCTGCCGCCAACCATCGACATGAAACTGAAGCGGGCGATCAAGCGCGCCGATCAGGTTGCTGCCTATTTCGAGGCAACGCTGCTTGCCGGCTTTGCGTCTGAGGAGGCAGAGCGCTTTTTCGGCCAACCGCGCGGTGTCGATCCCGAATATCTGCCGCTTGACCCCATGCCTGCACGCAAGGCGCAGGCCGCGTTCATGGAGCGGTTCGATGCGATCGAGGTCATGCGCAAGGCGTGACCTTCAGCGCCCGGCCCTTTCCAGGCGGTCAAGGAACCACTGGGTCAGCTTCACCCAGACTTCGTCTTTTTCGCCGGAATCCTCGCAGCCATGTTCAAGATTGGGGTTGTCGTTGACCTCGATCACGAAGACGCCATCCGGAGTTTCCTTGAGATCCACGCCATAAAGCCCGTCACCGATGCAGCGCGCCGCGCGCACGGCGATGTCCACCACATGCTCGGGCGTTTCGGCCAGGGTGAAGGCGCGGAACCCGCCTTCATCCGGCTTGCCGCGACGGTCATGATTGACGATCTGCCAATGTTTCTTGGCCATGAGATATTGGACGGCAAACAGAGGCTTTCCCCCCAGCACCCCGATGCGCCAGTCGAAATCGGTCGGCATGTATTTTTGTGCGATCAGGAGGTCGGAGCCTTCGAGCCATTTGGTAGCCAGTTTCTGAAGCTCCTCCATGTTCGCGGCTTTCTTCACGCCGCGCGAGAACGCGCTGTCGGGGATCTTGAGGACGAGCGGAAAGCCGAGCTTGTCTGCTGCATTCTGAAGATCGACCTGCCCTGAAATCATGACCGTCGGGGGTACCGGCACACGATGCGCGGCCATCAGCTCGTTCAGATAGACCTTGTTGGTGCAGCGGATCATCGACAGCGGATCGTCGATGACGGGCATGCCTTCCTGTTCTGCCCGACGGGCGAAGCGATAGGTATGATTGGAGATCGAGGTGGTTTCGCGGATGAAGAGCGCATCGAAATTTGCCAGCCGCGCCAAATCCTTCTTGCCGATCGGCTCGATTTCAACGCCCATCTTTTCGGCAATACGCGACCAGTGTTTCAGTGAACTCACAGATGACGGCGGCAGTTCTTCCTGCGGGTCGATCAGCGTGGCGAACGTATATCGCGCGGGCGTGCGTGCCTTCTTGTCGCGCCACTGGCGGCTCGTATAGGTATCGAGACTTTCCACGAAACGCGTTTTTTCTTCATCCTTCATCCGCGCGAGC harbors:
- a CDS encoding transcriptional regulator, producing the protein MAQVQANTEAKPEMKAQLVEEYRNVGPAAVRGALCCSKPKQEEPKKRSYQPREEA
- a CDS encoding LysE/ArgO family amino acid transporter yields the protein MTAPLFAPLAAGFLLGGSLIIAIGAQNAFILRQGLLREHVFVLCLICALADAVLILAGVAGVGTFVSNSPRLITIVTLGGGLFLSVYAVMAFRRALHPEGMSAARNGDGSLRDAIATCLAFTFLNPHVYLDTVVLIGSLSGAYEGNARAAYAAGAVAASFTWFFALGYGARLLQPFFARPASWRILDTLIGAVMLALALSLFARLI
- a CDS encoding SOS response-associated peptidase, with the protein product MCGRFSLTASPGEVEALLGVVDIEAFPPRYNIAPTQPVLVALSTGPREPGSNRPDREAKLVRWGFLPSWVKDPKKFPLIINARSETVAEKNSFRAAVRHRRGLLPASGFYEWKREGGKSVQPYWVRPRDGGVIAFAALLETYSEPGGSEIDTGCILTAAANEEFAPIHDRMPVMIPQDQFSRWLDCVNNEPRDVADLMTAPQPGVFEAIPVSNLVNKVANTGLEIQERVEPAELVAPAGRKSKGDDGQMQLF
- a CDS encoding NUDIX hydrolase; this encodes MLAMACDSRPNRIKEQALSEIAAVAVVAEKDGKFLLTRRMNPPYADQYGFPGGKVEPGETSGQAACRELLEETGIQGSAPQFICQIMVENVDGRPPFRLDVFRLTIFDGTLLAGSDAREAGWFSLEEMRQMPVIGSTLEIVEDLASTRGS
- a CDS encoding TIGR02301 family protein, which codes for MRLRRTILAMAAVTALLATAPARAIETPYDNQLLRLSEVLGSVHFLSNLCGEKSDVWRERMLSLLQAEGPEDERRSNMIARFNHGYRSFQAIYRRCTPSARHAFRRYMDEGAKISDEMVLRYGN
- a CDS encoding YgfZ/GcvT domain-containing protein, whose amino-acid sequence is MPRRVFEDRAVIHITGDDAESLLQNVITTDLDKLAQGEAQAGALLTPQGKILFDFVISRHGDKGFRLDARKDVAPDLLKRLTLYKLRAKAEISLSDQETVSAYWENDSDASTSDSSRCRDLRFGEAHVFRTYDLGATSSADEADWANRRIEHAVPESGNDFELGDAFPHDVLYDQGGGVGLRKGCYVGQEVVSRMHHRGTARRRLVKVNGDVLLPATGSPLLVGEREIGRLGTVSGTQGLAIVRTDRVADAAANGEAVTAGDATLSLSVPAYASFSLEKEPEA
- a CDS encoding YfbR-like 5'-deoxynucleotidase; amino-acid sequence: MRRSAPPRAWQRMLSGRRLDLLDPSPLDIEITDIAHGLARVARWNGQTAGDFAYSVAQHSLLVERVFEVLNRDAGPEAFQIALLHDAPEYVIGDMISPFKATLGDDYKSVERRLQRAIHIRFSLPPTIDMKLKRAIKRADQVAAYFEATLLAGFASEEAERFFGQPRGVDPEYLPLDPMPARKAQAAFMERFDAIEVMRKA
- a CDS encoding RimK family protein translates to MSWVILTSRPGDLDQTATPHKIITSKDYLAHPSLFRGQSPKIINLSSSFSYQSRGYYASLLASSRGHKVIPSVETLIDLSARKLYENALPELEQALNRCRKDIGGSFPQSVSVFFGIGPTKAWDRFARLLFDWFRAPALEVAIQEGEWATIRKIGFLPLARMKDEEKTRFVESLDTYTSRQWRDKKARTPARYTFATLIDPQEELPPSSVSSLKHWSRIAEKMGVEIEPIGKKDLARLANFDALFIRETTSISNHTYRFARRAEQEGMPVIDDPLSMIRCTNKVYLNELMAAHRVPVPPTVMISGQVDLQNAADKLGFPLVLKIPDSAFSRGVKKAANMEELQKLATKWLEGSDLLIAQKYMPTDFDWRIGVLGGKPLFAVQYLMAKKHWQIVNHDRRGKPDEGGFRAFTLAETPEHVVDIAVRAARCIGDGLYGVDLKETPDGVFVIEVNDNPNLEHGCEDSGEKDEVWVKLTQWFLDRLERAGR